Proteins encoded together in one Halomarina salina window:
- a CDS encoding geranylgeranyl reductase family protein produces MTSHTYDVVVVGAGTAGCYAAATVARAGYDVVIVERKTAEEAGHIACGDALKGAANFPSAIPKSQIEPAFTNTEVDHGQFEIPSEDVVLDIPVPGEIAVIDRWEYGRLLIEGAEEAGVEFHYDTVVRDVNQNDDGRVTGVTGVRKGDTVTYESEMLVDGAGALSILQDKADLSDATFDTNVRYSQFASAYREIVEVDEPVEWSDALVFKPTKRSAGYLWYFPRTPTEINVGLGFQMNEEPMKLVGDLRDDLRQRPEFENATVKDKLGAALPTRRTYDSAVAPGFIAAGDSAAHVNPTTGGGIAGAAYAGQYAAEQAIEAIEHDDDSEDRLWRYNERVMDHFGARYAALDVYNIFSTAYDLDDLMSLLAALPGQQLSEALYSGSSSVGPGLALKTLWKSRGHWRTMFDFYETKGLADRLLAHYENYPDSPDEFRAWQIRRDRIMDDIYERTGAEAKY; encoded by the coding sequence ATGACCAGTCACACGTACGACGTCGTCGTCGTCGGCGCGGGGACGGCGGGCTGTTACGCCGCCGCGACGGTCGCCCGAGCGGGGTACGACGTCGTCATCGTCGAGCGGAAGACGGCGGAGGAGGCGGGCCACATCGCGTGCGGGGACGCGCTCAAGGGGGCCGCGAACTTCCCGAGCGCCATCCCGAAGTCCCAGATCGAACCCGCGTTCACCAACACGGAGGTCGACCACGGGCAGTTCGAGATCCCCTCCGAGGACGTCGTCCTCGACATCCCGGTCCCCGGCGAGATAGCCGTCATCGACCGCTGGGAGTACGGTCGCCTGCTCATCGAGGGCGCGGAGGAGGCCGGCGTCGAGTTCCACTACGACACCGTCGTCCGCGACGTGAACCAGAACGACGACGGTCGCGTCACCGGCGTCACCGGCGTCCGCAAGGGCGACACCGTCACCTACGAGTCAGAGATGCTCGTCGACGGCGCCGGCGCGCTGTCCATCCTCCAGGACAAGGCCGACCTCTCGGACGCGACGTTCGACACCAACGTCCGGTACTCGCAGTTCGCCTCCGCCTACCGCGAGATCGTCGAGGTGGACGAACCGGTCGAGTGGTCCGACGCGCTCGTGTTCAAGCCCACCAAGCGCTCGGCGGGCTACCTCTGGTACTTCCCGCGGACGCCCACCGAGATCAACGTCGGCCTCGGCTTCCAGATGAACGAGGAGCCGATGAAGCTCGTCGGCGACCTGCGCGACGACCTGCGCCAGCGGCCCGAGTTCGAGAACGCGACGGTGAAGGACAAACTCGGCGCGGCCCTCCCCACGCGCCGGACCTACGACTCGGCCGTCGCGCCGGGGTTCATCGCCGCGGGCGACTCGGCCGCCCACGTCAACCCCACCACCGGCGGCGGTATCGCCGGCGCGGCCTACGCCGGACAGTACGCCGCCGAGCAGGCCATCGAGGCCATCGAACACGACGACGACAGCGAGGACCGACTCTGGCGGTACAACGAGCGCGTGATGGACCACTTCGGTGCCCGCTACGCGGCGCTCGACGTCTACAACATCTTCAGCACCGCCTACGACCTCGACGACCTGATGAGCCTCCTCGCGGCGCTGCCCGGTCAACAGCTCTCGGAAGCCCTCTACTCGGGCAGTTCGAGCGTCGGGCCCGGTCTCGCGCTCAAGACGCTCTGGAAGTCCCGCGGCCACTGGCGGACGATGTTCGACTTCTACGAGACGAAGGGCCTCGCCGACCGACTCCTCGCTCACTACGAGAACTACCCGGACTCGCCCGACGAGTTCCGCGCGTGGCAGATCCGCCGCGACCGCATCATGGACGACATCTACGAGCGGACCGGCGCGGAAGCGAAGTACTGA
- a CDS encoding DUF998 domain-containing protein — protein MTPVDTYTESVETTARTTSDHRTLAGLCFFALGAGFMTVIMLAAAMVPGYDFGGGAISDLGVATETALLFNASLVLVGAFNLLGGYFLYRSHGKRWLLAVYALAGVGAVGAGAFPLDTGGLHGLFALLAFLFFNVQAVGTATQVTGLMRALSAVAGGVGLVFVVLMAIGDAGTVAAFGPIGHGGTERMIVYPVMLWLVAFGGYLLGASERGERIRSTE, from the coding sequence ATGACTCCCGTCGACACCTACACCGAGTCCGTCGAGACGACGGCGCGAACGACGTCCGACCACAGAACGCTCGCCGGTCTATGCTTCTTCGCCCTCGGGGCGGGGTTCATGACGGTGATAATGCTCGCGGCGGCGATGGTGCCCGGCTACGACTTCGGCGGCGGTGCCATCAGCGACCTGGGGGTGGCCACCGAGACGGCGCTCCTGTTCAACGCGTCGCTCGTCCTCGTCGGCGCGTTCAACCTGCTCGGCGGGTACTTCCTCTACCGGAGCCACGGGAAGCGCTGGCTCCTGGCCGTCTACGCGCTCGCTGGCGTCGGCGCGGTCGGAGCCGGGGCGTTCCCGCTCGACACCGGTGGCCTCCACGGCCTGTTCGCGCTCCTCGCGTTCCTGTTCTTCAACGTGCAGGCCGTCGGGACCGCGACCCAGGTGACCGGACTGATGCGCGCACTGTCGGCCGTCGCCGGCGGGGTCGGTCTCGTGTTCGTCGTCCTCATGGCCATCGGCGACGCGGGCACCGTGGCGGCGTTCGGCCCCATCGGTCACGGTGGGACCGAACGGATGATCGTCTACCCGGTGATGCTCTGGCTGGTCGCCTTCGGCGGGTACCTCCTCGGCGCCAGCGAGCGGGGCGAACGCATCCGCTCGACGGAGTGA
- a CDS encoding DUF5787 family protein, which yields MTSREFTFELRVCQWAEREWTPARRAADSEGSGPSAVLVARQLGTRGRRWDTLVVECDPDGLAARSVFGNERLDSDLLHVVRNAPREWTYYRDALPHPGYPWRYVREAIHTASDRGIVEERRAGNRIEIRRKWHYPDWVRRIVAIENKPDLDASAARVLGDQLERDVALSLADEVWVATAAKGDGAEQSSAGTRSSASSGDGVEPVLFERLPVEAGILAVTRGGDGTPTSADVAWHPSSLRVDDPGTRILERPTGTGHDASAARFEYADPDWKRAKRLEIAERAYERGWRSYVDTMRADCRHFELRDDGDTLPWCAAKAHSPTGRECSGSCPEFTPEPPQWRTRGWPIEGGPGKGLKRLLARQRERRREP from the coding sequence ATGACCTCCCGGGAGTTCACCTTCGAACTCCGCGTCTGCCAGTGGGCCGAACGCGAGTGGACGCCCGCGCGTCGCGCGGCGGACAGCGAGGGCTCCGGGCCGAGCGCCGTCCTCGTCGCCCGGCAACTCGGGACGCGCGGCCGCCGCTGGGACACGCTCGTCGTCGAGTGCGACCCCGACGGCCTCGCCGCCCGGAGCGTCTTCGGGAACGAGCGGCTGGACTCCGACCTCCTGCACGTCGTCCGGAACGCCCCCCGCGAGTGGACGTACTACCGCGACGCGCTCCCCCATCCGGGGTACCCGTGGCGCTACGTCCGCGAGGCCATCCACACCGCCAGCGACCGCGGTATCGTCGAGGAGCGACGCGCGGGCAACCGCATCGAGATTCGTCGCAAGTGGCACTACCCCGACTGGGTTCGGCGAATCGTCGCCATCGAGAACAAGCCGGACCTCGACGCCAGCGCCGCCCGCGTCCTGGGCGACCAGCTCGAACGCGACGTCGCGCTGTCGCTCGCCGACGAGGTGTGGGTCGCCACGGCAGCCAAAGGGGACGGCGCCGAGCAGAGCTCGGCTGGCACCCGGAGCTCGGCGAGTTCCGGCGATGGCGTCGAGCCCGTACTGTTCGAACGCCTGCCCGTCGAGGCGGGCATCCTCGCCGTGACGCGTGGCGGGGACGGAACTCCCACGAGCGCCGACGTGGCGTGGCACCCGAGTTCGCTCCGCGTCGACGACCCCGGCACGCGTATCCTCGAACGGCCGACCGGGACCGGCCACGACGCCTCCGCCGCGCGCTTCGAGTACGCCGACCCCGACTGGAAGCGCGCCAAGCGTCTCGAAATCGCCGAACGAGCCTACGAGCGCGGCTGGCGGTCGTACGTCGACACGATGCGCGCGGACTGTCGCCACTTCGAACTGCGCGACGACGGCGACACGCTCCCCTGGTGTGCCGCGAAGGCCCACAGTCCGACGGGCCGGGAGTGTTCGGGGTCCTGTCCCGAGTTCACCCCCGAACCGCCACAGTGGCGCACCCGCGGGTGGCCCATCGAGGGCGGCCCGGGAAAGGGACTGAAACGCCTCCTGGCTCGGCAGCGGGAGCGACGTCGAGAGCCGTAG
- a CDS encoding coiled-coil protein, whose translation MAETIDESKNVELTDDDLENKSKGGLIKMAGMLRDRRNELNQMASERASKRDELNAKTREKVDEAQQHREKRDELNEQVQEHKNQRNELNAKANELFSQVDDAKSDLDLDDGKSLDELKEEIEQLEFRQQTEVLSTEDERELIEKIETKRDQYQERKSKLDDTDGIEDLKSEAQEVRAEASKHHQKVTELADEAQEHHNQMIEAYREADDIRDDADEWHEKFVDAQEAADRHHEDFVRVQKRLREMDKAEEEERKDERAAKREEAKEEAEEIYQKFKEGETLDTEDLMKLQKSGLL comes from the coding sequence ATGGCAGAGACTATTGACGAATCCAAGAACGTAGAACTCACCGACGACGACCTCGAAAACAAATCCAAGGGCGGCCTCATCAAGATGGCCGGGATGCTTCGAGATCGACGGAACGAGCTCAACCAGATGGCGTCGGAGCGCGCATCGAAGCGCGACGAGCTCAACGCGAAGACACGCGAGAAGGTCGACGAGGCCCAGCAACACCGCGAGAAACGCGACGAGCTCAACGAACAGGTTCAGGAGCACAAGAACCAGCGCAACGAGCTCAACGCGAAGGCGAACGAACTCTTCTCGCAGGTCGACGACGCGAAGTCCGACCTCGACCTCGACGACGGCAAGAGCCTCGACGAGCTGAAGGAGGAGATCGAGCAGCTGGAGTTCCGCCAGCAGACCGAGGTCCTCTCGACGGAGGACGAGCGCGAACTCATCGAGAAGATCGAGACGAAGCGCGACCAGTACCAGGAGCGCAAGTCGAAGCTCGACGACACCGACGGCATCGAGGACCTGAAGTCCGAAGCCCAGGAGGTCCGCGCCGAAGCCTCGAAGCACCACCAGAAGGTGACGGAGCTCGCCGACGAGGCCCAGGAGCACCACAACCAGATGATCGAGGCCTACCGCGAGGCCGACGACATCCGCGACGACGCCGACGAGTGGCACGAGAAGTTCGTCGACGCCCAGGAGGCGGCCGACCGCCACCACGAGGACTTCGTCCGCGTCCAGAAGCGCCTGCGCGAGATGGACAAGGCCGAGGAGGAGGAGCGCAAGGACGAGCGCGCCGCCAAGCGCGAGGAGGCCAAGGAGGAGGCCGAGGAGATCTACCAGAAGTTCAAGGAAGGCGAGACCCTCGACACCGAGGACCTGATGAAGCTCCAGAAGTCGGGGCTGCTCTGA
- a CDS encoding amidohydrolase: protein MSVDRDRLVSLRREFHRFPEPAWREFRTTARIVEELDRIGVDELYVGPDLLSGERMGLPDEAEQRRWFDDARDHGVDADVLDRLDGGYTGALAVLNMGEGPTVGLRVDIDGLPRAESEDADHAPNAEGFRAETEAMHACGHDAHITFGLGVLEAIKDSEFSGTLKVVFQPAEEVVGGGKPVAESGLLDDCDYLLAAHVGLDHPTGEVVAGIDGFLAVHHFEATFTGEPAHAGANPGDGRNANQALAAAVQNLYAIPRHQDGRTTVNAGVIRGGSATNIVPEEAYVEGEVRGETTELMEYMRDSAERVIRAAAEMHACEVDVDTVGGAPSAVSDDAIVDVVESVAGGVEGVDSVLRSDALGGSEDATYLMQRVQDNGGKACYVGIGTDHPGGHHTSTFDVDEDSLPIGVSVLSESILRLAAEH from the coding sequence ATGAGTGTCGACCGCGACCGACTCGTGTCGCTTCGCCGTGAGTTCCACCGCTTCCCCGAACCGGCGTGGCGGGAGTTCCGTACCACCGCGCGCATCGTCGAGGAACTCGACCGCATCGGCGTCGACGAACTGTACGTCGGTCCGGACCTGCTGAGCGGCGAGCGCATGGGCCTCCCGGACGAGGCCGAACAGCGTCGCTGGTTCGACGACGCCCGCGACCACGGCGTCGACGCGGACGTCCTCGACCGACTCGACGGTGGGTACACCGGCGCACTCGCCGTCCTGAACATGGGCGAGGGGCCGACGGTCGGCCTCCGGGTCGACATCGACGGTCTGCCGCGCGCCGAGTCCGAGGACGCCGACCACGCACCGAACGCGGAGGGCTTCCGCGCCGAGACCGAGGCGATGCACGCCTGCGGCCACGACGCCCACATCACGTTCGGGCTCGGCGTGCTGGAGGCCATCAAGGACAGCGAGTTCTCCGGCACGCTGAAGGTCGTCTTCCAGCCGGCGGAGGAGGTGGTCGGCGGCGGCAAACCGGTCGCCGAGTCCGGCCTGCTCGACGACTGCGACTACCTGCTGGCCGCCCACGTCGGCCTCGACCACCCGACGGGCGAGGTGGTCGCGGGCATCGACGGCTTCCTCGCCGTCCACCACTTCGAGGCGACGTTCACGGGCGAACCGGCCCACGCGGGCGCGAACCCCGGCGACGGCCGCAACGCCAACCAGGCGCTCGCCGCCGCGGTCCAGAACCTCTACGCCATCCCGCGCCACCAGGACGGCCGCACGACGGTCAACGCGGGCGTCATCCGCGGCGGCTCGGCGACCAACATCGTTCCCGAGGAGGCGTACGTCGAGGGCGAGGTCCGCGGCGAGACGACCGAACTGATGGAGTACATGCGCGACAGCGCCGAACGCGTCATCCGGGCCGCCGCGGAGATGCACGCCTGCGAGGTGGACGTCGACACCGTGGGCGGCGCGCCGAGCGCCGTCAGCGACGACGCCATCGTCGACGTGGTCGAGTCGGTCGCTGGCGGCGTCGAGGGCGTCGACTCCGTCCTCCGCTCGGACGCCCTCGGCGGGAGCGAGGACGCCACCTACCTCATGCAGCGCGTGCAGGACAACGGCGGGAAGGCCTGTTACGTCGGCATCGGCACTGACCATCCCGGCGGCCACCACACCTCGACGTTCGACGTCGACGAGGACTCGCTCCCCATCGGCGTCTCGGTGCTCTCCGAGTCCATCCTGCGACTCGCCGCGGAGCACTGA
- a CDS encoding glycerophosphodiester phosphodiesterase has product MTDLASTTVSRRRVLAGTGSVLGGLAVGRGTARTDRSTTPTIVGHRGASGLAPPNTRAAIEAGLEHDVDGVELDVRRTRDGELVLFHDPVLDVASTAGGVVRYTHSEDVLDATVGGEPILTLDEGLQALADRSVDVYLELKRPGYTGAVLDSVRRHGLSGRTTLASFDAPALPTARRAAVDTALLGALPRDGLLADAERLGTGLVSAHYLPYLTNQFVDTVEQSPLDVGVWALFESEETIRDVVAAEPDMLTTGRPDLANEASESSDDGGFLW; this is encoded by the coding sequence ATGACAGACCTCGCTTCTACGACGGTCTCGCGACGACGCGTCCTCGCTGGCACCGGGAGCGTCCTCGGAGGACTCGCGGTCGGACGCGGCACGGCACGCACCGACCGGTCGACCACCCCGACCATCGTCGGCCATCGTGGCGCGTCGGGACTCGCGCCTCCGAACACGCGTGCTGCCATCGAGGCCGGTCTCGAACACGACGTCGACGGGGTGGAGCTCGACGTTCGACGGACGCGCGACGGCGAACTCGTGTTGTTCCACGACCCGGTTCTCGACGTCGCCAGTACGGCCGGCGGTGTCGTCCGCTACACGCACTCCGAGGACGTGCTCGACGCCACCGTCGGCGGCGAGCCGATTCTCACCCTCGACGAGGGACTGCAAGCGCTCGCCGACCGGTCCGTCGACGTCTACCTCGAACTCAAACGCCCCGGCTACACCGGGGCGGTCCTCGACAGCGTTCGTCGACACGGGCTGTCCGGCCGGACGACCCTCGCCTCGTTCGACGCACCCGCGCTCCCGACCGCTCGCCGAGCGGCCGTCGACACGGCGCTGCTCGGCGCGCTGCCACGTGACGGGTTGCTCGCCGACGCCGAACGACTGGGCACTGGTCTCGTCTCCGCACACTACCTCCCCTACCTCACCAACCAGTTCGTCGACACCGTCGAGCAGAGCCCGCTCGACGTCGGCGTGTGGGCGCTGTTCGAGAGCGAGGAGACGATTCGGGACGTGGTGGCTGCCGAACCGGACATGCTCACGACGGGACGCCCCGACCTCGCGAACGAAGCCAGCGAGTCGTCCGACGACGGAGGCTTCCTCTGGTGA
- a CDS encoding DUF371 domain-containing protein produces MHEVTLRARGHDHVRAAHESTFELTTDDWLTPAGDCIVGVEADATPADLPSSFVDACRDESAHVTAHLVAGGVETTVAGRGDPDLTFEGERSMVFRTSGYVDERTVMVAADAAAADLDRDLVAELQDGADLTVTLRVE; encoded by the coding sequence ATGCACGAGGTGACCTTGCGCGCGCGTGGCCACGACCACGTGCGGGCGGCCCACGAGAGCACCTTCGAACTGACCACCGACGACTGGCTGACGCCGGCGGGCGACTGCATCGTCGGCGTCGAGGCCGACGCGACGCCCGCCGACCTCCCGTCGTCGTTCGTCGACGCCTGCCGGGACGAGTCGGCCCACGTCACCGCCCACCTCGTCGCCGGCGGGGTCGAGACGACCGTCGCCGGTCGCGGCGACCCCGACCTCACGTTCGAGGGCGAGCGCTCGATGGTGTTCCGGACCAGCGGGTACGTCGACGAGCGGACCGTGATGGTCGCGGCCGACGCGGCGGCCGCCGACCTCGACCGGGACCTCGTCGCGGAACTCCAGGACGGTGCGGACCTCACGGTGACCCTCCGCGTCGAGTGA
- a CDS encoding uS10/mL48 family ribosomal protein has product MPFVTTLSLSSGDRPALDDVVSSIKSMASRKGVEIKGPQTPPPERYVAPQQKSLHPDGDRFADWSFSVYTRTMRIVGHDEFARDATQREFPDGVHVEVDVEQVTGAGRA; this is encoded by the coding sequence ATGCCGTTCGTCACGACTCTCTCACTCTCCAGCGGGGACCGTCCGGCCCTCGACGACGTCGTCTCCAGCATCAAGTCGATGGCGTCGCGCAAGGGCGTCGAGATAAAGGGACCGCAGACGCCGCCACCCGAACGGTACGTCGCACCCCAGCAGAAGTCGCTCCACCCCGACGGCGACCGGTTCGCCGACTGGTCGTTCTCGGTGTACACCCGGACGATGCGCATCGTCGGCCACGACGAGTTCGCCCGCGACGCCACCCAGCGGGAGTTCCCCGACGGCGTCCACGTCGAGGTGGATGTCGAACAGGTCACCGGCGCTGGCCGGGCCTGA
- a CDS encoding bis(5'-nucleosyl)-tetraphosphatase, with product MIEATSAGAILFRDTRGRREYLLLKSRTGDWEFPKGGVEGKEELQQTAIREVAEEAGIEELRLIDGFREDYDYIFEANGNTIHKTVHLFIARSFEASAELSREHRDLQWRDYEQAINTITQDGPREILEQADEFLENGGLDDDDG from the coding sequence ATGATAGAGGCCACGAGCGCCGGAGCAATCCTGTTCCGCGATACACGTGGCCGTCGCGAGTACCTCCTGCTCAAGTCCCGAACGGGGGACTGGGAGTTCCCGAAGGGCGGCGTCGAAGGGAAGGAGGAGTTACAGCAGACGGCGATACGTGAGGTCGCGGAGGAAGCGGGAATCGAGGAACTCAGACTCATCGACGGGTTCCGCGAGGACTACGACTACATCTTCGAGGCGAACGGCAACACAATCCACAAGACGGTCCACCTGTTCATCGCGCGGTCGTTCGAGGCGAGCGCCGAACTGTCGCGCGAGCATCGCGACCTGCAGTGGCGCGACTACGAGCAGGCCATCAACACCATCACGCAGGACGGCCCCCGCGAGATACTCGAACAGGCCGACGAGTTCCTCGAGAACGGCGGCCTCGACGACGACGACGGGTAG
- a CDS encoding 2Fe-2S iron-sulfur cluster-binding protein produces MTEYTVEFVGTGETITCSDKRTILSRCIEEGIAQEYSCRVGMCLACSAEIIEGEVEQQVAVARGLTEEEAEHYTLTCMARPASDLKLDRGKYPPSIEGDVADGDAAAADD; encoded by the coding sequence ATGACCGAGTACACCGTCGAGTTCGTCGGGACGGGCGAGACCATCACCTGTTCCGACAAGCGGACCATCCTGAGCCGCTGCATCGAGGAGGGCATCGCCCAGGAGTACTCCTGCCGCGTCGGGATGTGTCTCGCCTGTTCGGCCGAGATAATCGAGGGTGAGGTCGAACAGCAGGTCGCCGTCGCTCGCGGCCTGACCGAGGAGGAGGCCGAGCACTACACGCTGACGTGCATGGCGCGACCGGCCTCCGACCTGAAACTCGACCGCGGGAAGTACCCGCCGAGCATCGAGGGCGACGTCGCGGACGGCGACGCGGCAGCGGCCGACGACTGA
- a CDS encoding DUF5797 family protein, producing MSLSEEAQARLRDIVELQPTKNKELQERWDMDGGSEVHQYLESELKEYYFRDENSLIRATQEGAELLGIEMDAETIRVPELQVRITEVLAGPDDDPESVVSVLHEVQDTGMETDVDAVRSGLRSLQDKGIVEVVRETVPTFRLTTARDDLDVEPLDAED from the coding sequence GTGAGCCTTTCGGAGGAAGCCCAGGCACGCCTGCGCGACATCGTCGAACTCCAGCCCACCAAGAACAAGGAGTTGCAGGAGCGCTGGGACATGGACGGCGGGAGCGAGGTCCACCAGTACCTCGAATCCGAGCTGAAGGAGTACTACTTCCGGGACGAGAACAGCCTCATCCGCGCGACGCAGGAGGGGGCAGAACTGCTCGGCATCGAGATGGACGCCGAGACCATCCGCGTCCCCGAACTCCAGGTCCGCATCACGGAGGTGCTGGCCGGCCCGGACGACGACCCGGAGAGCGTCGTTAGCGTCCTCCACGAGGTCCAGGACACCGGGATGGAGACGGACGTGGACGCGGTCCGCTCCGGCCTCCGTAGCCTACAGGACAAGGGTATCGTCGAGGTGGTCAGGGAGACGGTCCCGACGTTCCGCCTCACGACGGCCCGCGATGACCTCGACGTCGAACCGCTCGACGCCGAGGACTGA